A stretch of DNA from Lotus japonicus ecotype B-129 chromosome 4, LjGifu_v1.2:
CTCAGATAAGAATTTATCATTTTTAAGGTATGAGGTGCTTACTTTTGATTTGAGCACCGGTTGCGGTGATATTCAGTTTATAACTGGAATTAGAGATAATGGCTTACCTTTTCTCTTTGAGTAAATTCCGCTTTCATCCACAGTACACTTCCCTCCTCTAATTGATAAATTATCGCATAAATTTAACTtagatttctttttctgttaTTCTAGATTGTTATTTAActtagatttcttcctcagtcAAATTTTTCCTTATTAACTGGTCTCAAGCACAAGGGAGATAATACCCCTGGCCATGGCTTCACAGTCCAAACCCCACCTCAAGAGCTCTGACCAAAGAGCTCCAATTGCTATTCCGCGAATTACTTTACTTTGCTGTACTGACCACCTAAATGGGGTGTAGACACCATAAAGAAGAAGGGTgagaatggaaaagaaaaatgaaagtgaAATATGTGAATAGGGAAAAATTTATAAGAtatgaatgagagaaaaattaGGTGTGTGAGAGGCGAACACTGTTTAAAAATCAGAATTGTTCACTTTCAAATAAACAAATTATATGTGACAAATGCATTCTATGTTGTTTATCATTGAAAATTGAAGGCTTTAGCCCAATAAGTGATAAACTGATTATAGCTTCCAAATTGAGCTATTTACTTCCGGATTATGGCTACCGGAAATCTTTCCTTTGCAATTTGGATTCATGCAGCAGTCTCGATGCCATTTTGTAAATACTCATAAGAGACGTATCAAATTTGACATGAACAAGAATATTGAATTAACACCAACAATTTTTTATGATAATGTCAGCATGAGACAAAGAGTTATCATCAACAGAGAATTTTTTGACATTTGTTTTTATAAACTGAGTAAAGTCCAGAGAGACGCACCAATTACATGTTTATCATCCAGGAGGAAGAAAAATGGAGACTAGTCAAGGGACCCATCCTCTCAATATCTGCCATGTCCAAAACCTGTTGGTTATCATCAACAGGCTACACATGCTCCTCCATTCCACTGCTTTATGCTTCTTGTTCTATTACAGGCTTTGCTTTCTTTTCCAAGACACAGAAACCAGAGGAAGCCACTTGCTACCATGGCTTCTTGTTTTTGCTTCAGAAATTGTTCTTTCCTTCATTTGGATCCTTGGCCAAGCGTTTCGTTGGCGTCCCGTTTCGCGGTCTGTCTTCCCAGAAAGATTGCCAGAGGATGATAAGCTTCCTGATATTGATGTGTTCATATGCACTGCTGATCCAATTAAGGAACCCACTTTGGAGGTGATGAACACTGTTTTGTCAGCCATGGCACTGGATTATCCTCAAGAGAAGGTTCATGTGTATCTTTCAGATGATGGGGGTTCCCCCATGACTCTTCATGGTGTGAGGAAGGCTTGGGAATTTGCAAGGTGGTGGCTTCCATTCTGCAAGAGGTACAGAATCAAGAACAGGTGCCCCAAGGTTTACTTTTCTGATTTTGAGGATGATGGTAGTGATTTTGCCAGGAGTAGTGTGTATTTGGCAGATAAGCAAAAGATGAAGGTGTACTATTGATGACACTTGGTTTCATTGAAATTTCTGTGTGTTTCTGAAATTAGAGCGGCATGGATTTATGATGATGAAAGTCAACAATTTGCAGGAAAAGTATGAGGCTTTTAAAGAGGAGATACAGACATTCAGAAAAGATGGGGCTTTCTCCAGAGATAGTTCTGGTATAACTGATGGAGATCACTCATCCTGCATCGAGGTATAGTAGCATTTTCATTATTCACTATTACATGTTTAGTTGGCATTAGTATGAGGCTTTTAAAGAGGAGATACAGACATTCAGAAAAGATGGGGCTTTCTCCAGAGATAGTTCTGGTATAACTGATGGAGATCACTCATCCTGCATCGAGGTATAGTAGCATTTTCATTATTCACTATTACATGTTTAGTTGGCATTAGTCTGTTTGACTTTAATTTTGGATTATACCACTGAACTAAGCCAAATCCATGATTGAGGCTCCCTGTAGAAGAACTTATTTGAGGTGCTTCTGCAAGTGTTAGGGAAACTTATACCTAGAAATTGTTTTGAGTTTACTTTCCTAAGCTGCTTATACCTACTATAACCTATTTTGAGCTTAATTATTTCAATAAACTTTTCAAATTAGCTTTAAAATAAGCATTAGGTTATTTACCCAAATGAACCCTGAAATCATTTTCACCCCTtacttttctctctccaatGAAAACATAATATCTCAGCTAAaaacctttttcttttctccttaGAATTACATTCTATCTCTTAGTTGTTAAATTTTCAACTATCTTTTGATTTAAGAATCAGAGAAGGGGTCAAAAAAAAGGTGACCTTAGTCTCTAAACCAGGGTTATGCAGCAATCAGCATAGTCATGTGGATTTTCAGCTTAGGTGGTGATTCGCCGCCATGAGCAAATATAAATTTAACACAATTTGTTTCATTATCCTGGCATTGGCAGGTGATGCAAGAAAACAATATTGATGTAGATAATGTCAAATTGCCTCTCCTTGTCTATGTTTCTCGAGAGAAGAAGCCTTCTCATCCCCACCATTTCAAGGCTGGATCCCTCAATGTTCTGGTATGACTATACCCTTTTTCTTATCTTCCAATGTATAAACACAGAAAATGTCATGCTTCCATTCCATGTCTTGCTTTATGATCTTTCAGCTTCGCGTATCTGCTTTGATGAGCGATTCTCCCTACATCCTAGTTCTAGATTGTGACATGTTCTGCAATGATCCAACTTCAGCTCGAAGTGCTATGTGTTTCCACCTTGATCCAAAGATATCTTCTTCCTTAGCTTTGGTTCAATTTCCTCAGAAATTTCACAACATCAGTAAGAATGACATCTATGATAGTCAGCTGAGATCACTATTTACAGTGAGTACACCCAAACTTACCTTTATAATACCTTCTTTTTATGTTCCCCTATTAATCATGGGGCAATATTTGCTTTgtttaactaattttttttgaacaaattCAGCTACAATGGCAAGGAATGGATGGGCTTAAGGGACCAGTGATGTCAGGTACAGGGTTTTATATAAAAAGGGTATCACTGTATGGAAATTGCGCACACAGAGGTATTCAAAGAACACAAAATTTTCACTTCATTAACATATGAGCATTTGCCTTATAAGGTTACCATACTCTTTACTGTTCTGAGTTTTGGATGTTAGGAGAGACTGATCTGCTTCAACTTAAAGAATATTTTGGTTCATCCCATGAATTTATCAAATCATTTACTCAAAACTACACTAGTGATTTGGCGTCTGGTCGGAATGCATTTATTCAAGAACTTCACTTGTTGGCTTCTTGCAAGTATGAAACTGGCACCAAATGGGGACAAGAGGTAAGTGGACTTTATCTTTCAATAACTCAATTACTGCACACGGAGACAAAATGTATATGTGTATTCTTTGAACTATTGCAGGTTGGTTTCTCATATGATAGTGTAGTGGAAGACTTCCTTACAGGATTTTTCTTGCATTGTAATGGATGGACTTCAGTTTTCTGTGAACCATCTAGACCACAGTTCCTAGGTACAGCTACAACAAATTTGAATGATGTGCTAATCCAAGGCACAAGATGGTACTGTGGTTTGTTTGAAAATGGTATAAATAGGTTTTGCCCCCTTATATATGGCTCTCAAAGGATGCCACTTCTTCAGAGCCTATGTTATGCTGAACTCACATATTTCCCTCTTTATTGCTTGCCTCTTTGGTGTTTTGCTACCATCCCTCAGCTCTGTCTGCTAAATGGAGTGCCCTTGTACCCTAAGGTATCAACTATCAACAACAATGAGATCAGCTATTTCCCTTCATTCTCagattcttatatatatatataaaaaaaagagaaaaggcaGCCCAGTACAATAAAGCTCCTGCTATGTGCGGGGTCTGGGGATGGGTCCGACCGCATGGTCTATTATGTGCAGTCTTACCTTGTTTTTTAGCATAAGAGGCTGCTTCTTGGCAGAAACTTTACAGTTGCACTCatattcttatatttatatatatttgctTGATATACTAAAACCCTCTTTTCTTTTCACATTTCTTTCAACAGGTTTCAGACCCATTTTTCATGATATATTTGTTCATTTTTCTATCAT
This window harbors:
- the LOC130710969 gene encoding cellulose synthase-like protein G2; translated protein: METSQGTHPLNICHVQNLLVIINRLHMLLHSTALCFLFYYRLCFLFQDTETRGSHLLPWLLVFASEIVLSFIWILGQAFRWRPVSRSVFPERLPEDDKLPDIDVFICTADPIKEPTLEVMNTVLSAMALDYPQEKVHVYLSDDGGSPMTLHGVRKAWEFARWWLPFCKRYRIKNRCPKVYFSDFEDDGSDFARSSVYLADKQKMKEKYEAFKEEIQTFRKDGAFSRDSSGITDGDHSSCIETFRKDGAFSRDSSGITDGDHSSCIEVMQENNIDVDNVKLPLLVYVSREKKPSHPHHFKAGSLNVLLRVSALMSDSPYILVLDCDMFCNDPTSARSAMCFHLDPKISSSLALVQFPQKFHNISKNDIYDSQLRSLFTLQWQGMDGLKGPVMSGTGFYIKRVSLYGNCAHRGETDLLQLKEYFGSSHEFIKSFTQNYTSDLASGRNAFIQELHLLASCKYETGTKWGQEVGFSYDSVVEDFLTGFFLHCNGWTSVFCEPSRPQFLGTATTNLNDVLIQGTRWYCGLFENGINRFCPLIYGSQRMPLLQSLCYAELTYFPLYCLPLWCFATIPQLCLLNGVPLYPKVSDPFFMIYLFIFLSSLLKHLQEVFLTGGTLQKWLNEQRIWMMKSVTCHLYGCLDAILKKVGVREASFLPTNKVEDDEQTLLYQMDKYDFRASNIFMVPMLAILTVNIICFVGGVYRVVLVGDWDKMFIQIFLAVFIITINYPIIEGVVIRQDKGRISQVVAMRVILATMILLTFCNLLRSA